ACTTCACGGCGATCCAGGTCCGGGACCACAGGATCAAGGGCCTGGACCTGCATCTCAAGCGCCTGCACGGCGCGTCGATCGAATTTTTCGGCCGTGCCGTGCCCGAAGAAACCCTGCGCGCCCGCATCCGGGCCGCGGTCGACGCCGGCCCGGCCGACCAGTCCCTGACCGTCACGGTATATTCGCCGGACGGCGAGTTCACCGCCGACAGCATGCAGGGAGACCTCTCGGTCCTCGTGCGCAGCGGCCCGCCCTCCAACGGGCCGAAGGGACCGCTCAGGCTCGCCGTCGTCGAGCACGAACGCCCGCTCGCGACCATCAAGCACGTCGGAGAATCCGGCAAGACCTATTACCTGCATCAGGCGATAAGGCAGGGCTACGACGACGACGCCTTCATCGACCGTCGAGGGCACCTCAGTGAAGCGACGATCTGGAACCTGGTCTTCTGGGATGGCCAAGCCGTCATCTGGCCCAAGGCCGAGATGCTGACCGGCACGATGATGGGCACGGTCCAGCGGCAACTCGAACGTCTCGGTGTTCCGCAGCGGCAGGAGGAAATCACCCTCGACCGGCTGAAGACGCTCTCCGGCGCTGCGGTGCTCAATTCCTGGACGCCTGGCATCGCCGTCAGCGCCATCGGCTCGACGGCGATCCCGGACGCGGAGGCGTTTATCAGCCTGCTGCATCGGGCACATGCCGCCGAACCGGCTGCGCGCGTCTAGGACGCATCAAGACCGGGGCCGCGCCGCCGCTCCGGTCTTCAGCGCTTGCGGGCGACGATGTAGGGACGGTTGTCGTTGCTCGCCGATGCGTGATTTTCCGCCGACAGAAGCTCGAAGCCGGCAGCGACAATGTGCCGGCTGAGTTCGGCCGCACTGAAGGCTCCCGCATAGGGCGCCAAGCCGACCGCCCGCATCGCCGGCAGCAGCACGAGCCGGACGAGCGGGTTCATGTCGCCGACGCAGGGTGTTTTGGAGATGAACACCCCCCGGGAGGCAAGCAGGGTGTGAATGTTGTCGAGCGTGGCGGGCAGGTCGCGCACGAGATGCAGGTAGTTGAAGCCCAGCACCGCAT
The nucleotide sequence above comes from Ensifer sp. PDNC004. Encoded proteins:
- a CDS encoding aminotransferase class IV family protein, with protein sequence MATETHHYPAAIDGRPADAAELTALAFAGFAHFTAIQVRDHRIKGLDLHLKRLHGASIEFFGRAVPEETLRARIRAAVDAGPADQSLTVTVYSPDGEFTADSMQGDLSVLVRSGPPSNGPKGPLRLAVVEHERPLATIKHVGESGKTYYLHQAIRQGYDDDAFIDRRGHLSEATIWNLVFWDGQAVIWPKAEMLTGTMMGTVQRQLERLGVPQRQEEITLDRLKTLSGAAVLNSWTPGIAVSAIGSTAIPDAEAFISLLHRAHAAEPAARV